TTGTAGGAGTTAGAAATGGGGTTTTCATGCCAACTACAAAGCGATACTTATTTATAGAGGATAATAGGTAATGGGATACTTACAACCCCTAATGAATAGAGGAGTAATCAAAATGGTAAAATCAAATCCAGTAACAAAGGAAGAAGTGTTACAGGCTGTAACTGAGAACGATGTTAAATTCATAAGAATCCAATTCACCGACACAATGGGTATGATCAAAAGCTGGGCAATCCCTGCAGAAGATCTCGATGAAGCATTTGAAAATGGTGTAATGTTCGATGGTTCATCAATCGAAGGTTTCACAAGGATCGAAGAGTCCGACATGATCCTCATGCCAGACCCAACAACCTTCAGAATTCTCCCATGGAGACCTCAGGAAGGCGCAGTCGCCCGTATCATTGGTGATGTATACAGACCAAACGGTCAACCATTCGAAGGCGACCCAAGATACGTCCTGAAAAGAGCTATCGAGAAGGCAGCAGAAAAGGGCTACACAATGAATATCGGTCCTGAGTGTGAATTCTTCCTGTTTGAGCTCGATGAGAATGGTCACCCAACCACAAACCTTACAGACCACGGTGGATATTTCGACTTCACACCTCTTGACAAGGCACAGGATGTAAGAAGAGCAATAGACTTTGCTCTTGAGGATATGGGATTCAAGATCGAAGCATCCCACCACGAGGTAGCTCCATCACAGCACGAGATAAACTTCAGATTCGGTGATGTACTTACCACATGTGACAACATTGTAACATTCAAATATGTTGTAAAGTCCATTGCAGCACACATGGGCTACTACGCAACATTCATGCCAAAACCACTCTTTGGTGAAAACGGTTCAGGTATGCACTCCAACCAGTCCCTCATGAAGGACGGCAAGAACGCATTCTACGATCCAAACACATCAGACCAGCTCTCAGAAACTGCAAAGCAGTACATTGCAGGTCTCCTCACACATGTCCGTGACTTCGCTGCAATCACAAATTCAACAGTAAACTCATACAAGAGACTTGTTCCAGGATATGAGGCACCTATCTACTGTACATGGTCTTCAGCAAACCGCAGTTCCCTTATCAGGATCCCTGCAACAAGAGGAAAGGGTACAAGGGTAGAACTGAGATGCCCGGACCCAGCATGTAACCCATACCTTGCATTCGCTGCAATGCTCTGTGCAGGTCTTGACGGTATTGAGAAGGGAATGGATGCAGGAACATCAACCGATGTAAACCTCTTCCAGCTCTCCGAGGAAGACAGAGAAGCAAAAGGTATCGAATCCATGCCAGGTAACCTTAAGGAAGCAATTGACCTTATGGCTGGTAGTGACTTTGTCAAGGATGTGCTTGGTGAGCATGTATTTAAGAACTACATCGAATCCAAGACTGCCCAGTGGGACGATTACAAGGCTCAGGTCCACCAGTGGGAACTTGACACCTATCTTAGCATATTGTAAGGGAAATAATTCCCTTACTTTAAATTAAGAAAAAACTCAAACAACAAATACTAATAACTATATCTTTGACAGGCAGCCTTTTTTTGCTGCTAAAACGTGAATCAGAGTTGTTCACGAGAATCGGGCTTTTCAATATGGATTTTTTGCATGGTTAAGTTCATATTGGGTTAGTACTATTTCATAGCCCCCCAAAGACTAAATACTTATAGTGATCAACATGTGCGGAATTATAGGCGTAATCGATCGGACCATGGCCAGAATGGATGGATCCAGTATAAAGAAGGCCCTGAGTCTGATGGATGAAAGAGGAAGTGGTGAAGGAGCCGGATATGTAGCATATGGTATATATCCTGATTACTCCGATTGTTATGCTATCCACGTTTTTTTTGATAATCTGTTAGAACCAAAAACAAATGTAGACCGGATTTTGCAAAAATGGGGCAGGATCGTTTACCAGGAAGAGATCCCTACATATGAACAG
The window above is part of the Methanolobus zinderi genome. Proteins encoded here:
- the glnA gene encoding type I glutamate--ammonia ligase, coding for MVKSNPVTKEEVLQAVTENDVKFIRIQFTDTMGMIKSWAIPAEDLDEAFENGVMFDGSSIEGFTRIEESDMILMPDPTTFRILPWRPQEGAVARIIGDVYRPNGQPFEGDPRYVLKRAIEKAAEKGYTMNIGPECEFFLFELDENGHPTTNLTDHGGYFDFTPLDKAQDVRRAIDFALEDMGFKIEASHHEVAPSQHEINFRFGDVLTTCDNIVTFKYVVKSIAAHMGYYATFMPKPLFGENGSGMHSNQSLMKDGKNAFYDPNTSDQLSETAKQYIAGLLTHVRDFAAITNSTVNSYKRLVPGYEAPIYCTWSSANRSSLIRIPATRGKGTRVELRCPDPACNPYLAFAAMLCAGLDGIEKGMDAGTSTDVNLFQLSEEDREAKGIESMPGNLKEAIDLMAGSDFVKDVLGEHVFKNYIESKTAQWDDYKAQVHQWELDTYLSIL